A region of Mesorhizobium sp. M3A.F.Ca.ET.080.04.2.1 DNA encodes the following proteins:
- a CDS encoding cation diffusion facilitator family transporter has product MASMEDTTAVAAKAAAKRKVAGLAFWSIVIAFLVMGLKFVAWQRTGSVALYSDALESIVNVITAAAAFWAIRISHKPADTDHPFGHHKAEYFSAVLEGVLIVVAALLIIAKVWQSLQNPASLEQPWQGLAINAGAALVNAIWAFVLIRNGRTERSPALVADGQHIMTDVLTSLGVIVGLVAAVMTGWHILDPLLALLVALNILYQGWKLTGESLSGLMDRAVDTQEHMHIRDIISANSKGALEVHDLKTRIAGRATFIEFHLVVDADMTVGASHVICDRIEDALKAEIPSVRVTIHVEPDDEAKLPKGTSAVPFA; this is encoded by the coding sequence ATGGCCTCGATGGAAGACACGACGGCGGTCGCGGCGAAAGCCGCCGCGAAGCGCAAGGTCGCCGGCCTCGCCTTCTGGTCGATCGTCATCGCCTTCCTGGTGATGGGGCTGAAGTTCGTTGCCTGGCAGAGGACCGGCTCCGTCGCGCTTTATTCGGACGCCCTGGAGTCCATCGTCAACGTGATCACTGCGGCTGCCGCCTTTTGGGCAATCCGCATCAGCCATAAACCGGCCGACACCGATCATCCGTTCGGTCACCACAAGGCCGAATACTTTTCCGCCGTGCTCGAGGGCGTGCTGATCGTCGTTGCGGCGCTGCTGATCATCGCCAAGGTCTGGCAGTCACTCCAGAACCCGGCATCGCTCGAACAGCCCTGGCAGGGTCTGGCGATCAATGCCGGCGCGGCTCTGGTCAACGCGATCTGGGCCTTCGTGCTGATCCGCAACGGCCGCACCGAACGCTCGCCGGCTCTGGTCGCCGACGGCCAGCACATCATGACCGACGTGCTTACCTCGCTCGGCGTCATCGTGGGACTTGTCGCCGCGGTGATGACCGGCTGGCACATCCTCGACCCCCTGCTTGCGCTGCTCGTTGCGCTGAACATTCTCTATCAAGGTTGGAAGCTTACCGGAGAATCGTTGAGCGGCCTGATGGACCGCGCCGTCGACACCCAGGAGCATATGCATATCCGCGACATCATCTCGGCCAATTCGAAAGGCGCGCTCGAGGTGCACGACCTGAAGACCCGCATTGCCGGCCGCGCGACCTTCATCGAATTTCATCTGGTCGTCGATGCCGACATGACGGTCGGTGCCAGCCACGTCATTTGCGACCGCATCGAGGATGCGCTGAAAGCCGAGATCCCGTCGGTGCGCGTCACCATCCATGTCGAGCCGGACGACGAGGCGAAGCTGCCGAAAGGCACCTCGGCGGTGCCCTTCGCCTGA
- a CDS encoding anthranilate synthase has protein sequence MTTTVLDNGAERFVTAGGVTITRERHQQPYEGAIDAYVDGLNSRRGAVFSSNYEYPGRYTRWDTAIIDPPLVFSARGRAMRIEALNARGEVLLPAIGKALSGLAEVSITETSKRLIRLDVAKPGRVFTEEERSRVPSVFTVLRAVTALFRTGEDANLGLYGAFGYDLAFQFDPVDHKLERRESQRDLVLFLPDEILVVDHYSTKAWTDRYDYSGEGFSTNGLARDAAVEPFKTADRIPPRGDHEPGEYASLVRRAMESFKRGDLFEVVPGQMFYERCETQPSDISRKLKSINPSPYSFFINLGENEYLIGASPEMFVRVNGRRVETCPISGTIKRGDDAISDSEQILKLLNSKKDESELTMCSDVDRNDKSRVCEPGSVRVIGRRQIEMYSRLIHTVDHIEGRLREGMDAFDAFLSHAWAVTVTGAPKLWAMRFIEQNEKSPRAWYGGAIGMVNFNGDMNTGLTLRTIRIKDGIAEVRAGATLLFDSVPEEEEAETELKASAMLSAIRDAKTGNAAGAERTTARVGDGVNILLVDHEDSFVHTLANYFRQTGANVSTVRSPVPEEVFERLKPDLVVLSPGPGTPKDFDCAATIKKARSRELPVFGVCLGLQALAEAYGGELRQLHIPMHGKPSRIRVSKPGIIFSGLPKEVTVGRYHSIFADPVRLPDDFVVTAETEDGIIMAFEHRKEPIAAVQFHPESIMTLGHNAGMRIIENIVAHLPRKAREKAA, from the coding sequence ATGACGACAACAGTTCTGGACAACGGGGCGGAGCGCTTCGTCACTGCGGGCGGCGTGACGATCACCCGCGAACGCCATCAGCAGCCCTATGAAGGCGCGATCGACGCCTATGTCGACGGCCTGAATTCCCGTCGTGGCGCGGTCTTCTCCTCGAACTACGAGTATCCGGGTCGTTACACGCGCTGGGACACGGCCATCATCGATCCGCCGCTGGTGTTCTCGGCGCGCGGCCGCGCCATGCGCATCGAGGCGCTGAATGCCCGCGGCGAAGTGCTGTTGCCGGCGATCGGCAAAGCGCTGAGCGGACTTGCCGAGGTCTCCATCACCGAGACTTCGAAGCGGCTTATCCGCCTCGATGTCGCCAAGCCAGGCCGCGTCTTCACCGAGGAGGAGCGCAGCCGCGTCCCGTCGGTCTTCACCGTGTTGCGCGCCGTCACTGCGCTGTTCAGGACAGGCGAGGACGCCAATCTCGGCCTCTACGGCGCCTTCGGCTATGACCTCGCCTTCCAGTTCGACCCTGTCGACCACAAGCTCGAACGCAGAGAGAGCCAGCGCGACCTGGTGCTGTTCCTGCCCGACGAGATCCTGGTCGTCGACCACTATTCGACCAAGGCCTGGACCGACCGCTACGACTATTCCGGCGAGGGTTTCTCGACCAACGGCCTGGCGCGCGACGCCGCCGTCGAGCCGTTCAAGACCGCCGACCGCATCCCGCCGCGCGGCGACCATGAGCCGGGCGAATATGCGAGCCTGGTGCGCCGGGCGATGGAGAGCTTCAAGCGCGGCGACCTGTTCGAGGTCGTGCCGGGCCAGATGTTCTACGAGCGCTGCGAGACCCAGCCCTCCGACATTTCGCGCAAGCTGAAGTCGATCAACCCCTCGCCCTATTCGTTCTTCATCAATCTCGGCGAAAACGAGTATTTGATCGGCGCCTCGCCGGAGATGTTCGTGCGCGTCAATGGCCGCCGCGTCGAGACCTGCCCGATCTCCGGCACCATCAAGCGTGGCGACGACGCCATTTCCGACAGCGAGCAGATCCTCAAGCTGCTCAATTCCAAGAAGGACGAATCCGAACTCACCATGTGCTCGGACGTCGACCGCAACGACAAGTCGCGCGTCTGCGAGCCGGGTTCGGTGCGCGTCATCGGCCGCCGCCAGATCGAGATGTATTCGCGCCTGATCCACACCGTCGACCACATCGAGGGCCGGCTGCGCGAAGGCATGGATGCCTTCGACGCCTTCCTTTCGCACGCCTGGGCGGTCACCGTCACCGGCGCGCCGAAACTCTGGGCCATGCGCTTCATCGAGCAGAACGAGAAGAGTCCGCGTGCCTGGTACGGCGGCGCGATCGGCATGGTCAACTTCAACGGCGACATGAACACCGGGCTCACGCTGCGCACCATCCGCATCAAGGACGGCATTGCGGAGGTGCGTGCCGGCGCCACGCTGCTCTTCGACAGCGTGCCCGAGGAAGAAGAAGCCGAAACCGAACTGAAGGCATCCGCCATGCTCTCCGCCATCCGCGACGCCAAGACCGGCAACGCCGCTGGCGCCGAACGCACCACCGCGCGCGTCGGCGACGGCGTCAACATCCTGCTGGTCGACCACGAGGACAGCTTTGTCCACACGCTAGCCAATTACTTCCGCCAGACCGGCGCCAATGTCTCCACCGTGCGCAGCCCGGTGCCGGAAGAGGTGTTCGAGCGGCTGAAGCCCGATCTCGTCGTGCTTTCGCCCGGCCCGGGCACGCCGAAGGATTTCGACTGCGCCGCCACCATCAAGAAGGCGAGGAGCCGCGAGCTGCCGGTCTTCGGCGTCTGCCTCGGCCTGCAGGCGCTGGCCGAAGCCTATGGCGGGGAGCTCCGGCAACTGCACATCCCGATGCACGGCAAGCCGTCGCGCATCCGCGTCTCGAAGCCCGGGATCATCTTCTCGGGGCTCCCGAAGGAAGTGACGGTCGGCCGTTACCACTCGATCTTCGCCGATCCGGTGCGCCTGCCCGACGACTTCGTCGTCACCGCCGAGACCGAGGACGGTATCATCATGGCCTTCGAGCACCGCAAGGAGCCGATCGCCGCGGTTCAGTTCCATCCCGAATCGATCATGACGCTCGGCCACAATGCCGGCATGCGCATCATCGAGAACATCGTTGCGCACCTGCCGCGCAAGGCCAGGGAAAAGGCTGCCTAG
- a CDS encoding FAD-containing oxidoreductase, with protein sequence MTARSFDAIIIGAGQAGPSLAGRLDTAGMSVALIERKFVGGTCINTGCMPTKTMVASAYAAHLARRAADYGVALSGPVGVDFKRIKARKDKVTNDARANLESWIAGMKGCTLYRGHARFESASTVRVGGHLLTAPKIFLNTGGRASVPELPGVKDIPYLTNSSMMDLDVLPSHLVVVGGSYISLEFAQMFRRFGSKVTVIEKAPRLTVREDEDVSAAILSILENEGITVHVGADDIGFARQGNDIAVSFGAGKPPAVGSHVLLALGRKPNTDDLGLDKAGIEIDKRGYIVVDDQLRTSVPGIWAMGDCNGRGAFTHTSYNDYEIVAANLLDNDPRKVSDRIDAYALYIDPPLGRCGMTEAAVRKAGRRAVVGQRPMTRVGRAIEKGETQGFMKILADADTGEILGCSVLGPGGDEAIHCVLDLMYAKAPISTLARAMHIHPNVSELLPTIAQELKPLV encoded by the coding sequence ATGACGGCCAGGAGCTTCGACGCCATCATCATCGGAGCGGGCCAGGCCGGCCCGTCTCTCGCCGGCCGGCTTGACACTGCCGGCATGAGCGTTGCGTTGATCGAGCGCAAGTTCGTCGGCGGCACTTGCATCAACACCGGCTGCATGCCGACCAAGACGATGGTGGCAAGCGCCTATGCGGCGCATCTTGCCCGCCGCGCCGCTGACTATGGCGTCGCGCTCTCCGGTCCTGTTGGCGTCGACTTCAAGCGGATCAAGGCGCGCAAGGACAAGGTGACAAACGACGCACGCGCCAATCTGGAAAGCTGGATCGCCGGGATGAAGGGCTGCACGCTTTACCGTGGTCACGCCCGCTTCGAATCCGCGAGCACCGTGCGCGTCGGCGGGCATCTGCTGACCGCACCAAAGATCTTCCTCAACACTGGAGGGCGCGCCTCGGTGCCCGAACTGCCCGGCGTCAAGGACATTCCCTATCTCACCAATTCCTCGATGATGGATCTCGATGTACTGCCCAGCCATCTCGTCGTCGTCGGCGGCAGCTACATCTCGCTCGAATTCGCGCAGATGTTCCGCCGTTTCGGTTCGAAGGTCACGGTGATCGAAAAGGCGCCGCGGCTGACCGTCCGCGAGGACGAAGACGTCTCGGCCGCCATCCTGTCCATCCTCGAAAATGAAGGCATCACTGTCCATGTCGGCGCCGATGACATCGGCTTCGCCAGACAAGGCAACGACATCGCCGTAAGCTTCGGTGCCGGCAAGCCTCCGGCCGTCGGCTCGCATGTGCTGCTGGCGCTGGGACGCAAACCCAACACCGACGATCTTGGCCTCGACAAGGCCGGCATCGAGATCGACAAGCGCGGCTACATCGTCGTCGACGACCAGCTTCGCACCAGCGTGCCAGGCATTTGGGCAATGGGCGACTGCAACGGCAGGGGCGCCTTCACTCACACCTCCTACAACGACTACGAGATCGTCGCCGCAAATCTGCTCGACAACGATCCGCGCAAGGTGAGCGACCGCATCGATGCCTATGCGCTCTATATCGATCCGCCGCTCGGCCGCTGCGGCATGACGGAGGCCGCTGTGAGGAAGGCCGGCCGCCGCGCAGTGGTCGGCCAGCGGCCCATGACCCGTGTCGGCCGCGCCATCGAAAAGGGCGAGACGCAAGGCTTCATGAAGATCCTGGCAGATGCCGACACCGGCGAAATCCTCGGCTGCTCGGTGCTCGGGCCGGGTGGCGACGAGGCGATCCATTGCGTGCTCGATCTGATGTATGCCAAGGCGCCGATCTCGACGCTGGCGCGTGCCATGCATATCCACCCCAACGTCTCCGAGCTTCTGCCGACCATCGCCCAGGAGCTGAAACCGCTGGTCTGA
- a CDS encoding DUF4126 domain-containing protein, whose amino-acid sequence MLYILALLIGVVAGLRAGTALAATAWGAWLGWLPVANSWASFMGHWIAVGIFTILGIVELITDQLPSTPSRKVPEQFGARIVVGAFCGAVIGAPAGATIGGLIAGAIGAVVGTLGGAEARARLAAAFGRDPPAAFIEDAVAIAGGLLIVAVLT is encoded by the coding sequence ATGCTTTACATCCTTGCATTGCTGATTGGTGTCGTCGCCGGCCTGCGAGCCGGAACGGCGCTTGCCGCCACCGCTTGGGGCGCCTGGCTCGGCTGGCTGCCGGTCGCGAACAGCTGGGCAAGTTTCATGGGCCACTGGATCGCCGTAGGCATCTTCACCATCCTGGGAATTGTCGAGCTCATCACCGATCAATTGCCGTCGACACCCAGCCGCAAGGTGCCGGAGCAATTCGGCGCCCGTATCGTCGTGGGTGCCTTCTGCGGAGCCGTGATCGGCGCCCCTGCCGGCGCCACCATCGGCGGCCTGATCGCCGGCGCGATCGGCGCGGTGGTCGGCACGCTGGGCGGCGCGGAAGCGCGAGCGCGCTTGGCCGCTGCATTCGGCAGGGATCCGCCCGCCGCCTTCATCGAGGACGCGGTGGCGATCGCCGGCGGCCTGCTGATTGTAGCCGTCCTCACATGA
- a CDS encoding helix-turn-helix domain-containing protein: protein MRNPIIAAIAFDGISAFHLSVPCLVFGADRTQLGLPRFDFRVCAIEKGQIHTDAGLTISVPHDLCACDEADIVIVPSWKDLDVPLAEPLKHALRKAHRRGALIVGLCLGTFAIAAAGLLAGRKATTHWAYADQLQALHPDIAVDADVLYVDDGDIVTSAGVAAGLDCCLHIVRDRYGAAAALRLARHVVLSPHRQGGQAQFIERPLAPTPNADRFTKALDEVRTTLGQAHSLDSVADSAGLTRRTFTRRFQKSIGASFGEWLADQRVGLAQRLLEETDKSIDVVAFEAGFGSATSLRQHFAARLKISPLQYRREFSRNDRDEHPALAGKSRGQKHGLC from the coding sequence TTGCGCAATCCGATCATCGCCGCGATCGCCTTTGACGGCATCAGCGCCTTCCACCTTTCCGTGCCATGCCTGGTTTTTGGTGCGGACCGCACGCAACTTGGCTTGCCGCGCTTCGACTTTCGCGTCTGCGCGATAGAGAAAGGGCAGATCCATACCGACGCCGGTTTGACCATTTCGGTCCCACACGATCTCTGTGCGTGTGATGAAGCCGATATCGTCATCGTGCCAAGCTGGAAGGATCTCGATGTGCCTTTGGCGGAGCCGCTCAAGCATGCGCTGCGCAAGGCGCATCGGCGCGGCGCGCTGATCGTGGGCCTATGCCTCGGCACCTTCGCGATCGCCGCCGCCGGACTGCTTGCCGGGCGAAAGGCGACGACGCATTGGGCCTATGCCGACCAGTTGCAGGCTCTTCATCCCGACATCGCTGTCGATGCCGACGTTCTCTATGTCGACGACGGCGACATCGTCACTTCGGCCGGCGTCGCCGCCGGGCTCGACTGCTGCCTGCACATCGTGCGGGACCGCTACGGCGCCGCGGCAGCGCTTCGCCTCGCCCGCCACGTCGTGCTTTCGCCGCACCGGCAGGGCGGACAGGCTCAGTTCATCGAACGCCCGCTGGCGCCGACGCCCAACGCCGACCGGTTCACCAAGGCCCTCGACGAGGTGCGGACGACACTCGGCCAAGCCCACAGCCTCGATAGCGTGGCTGACAGCGCCGGTCTCACCCGACGTACGTTCACGCGCCGCTTCCAGAAGTCGATCGGCGCCAGCTTCGGTGAGTGGCTGGCCGACCAGCGCGTGGGCCTGGCGCAGCGGCTGCTGGAAGAGACCGACAAATCGATCGATGTCGTGGCCTTCGAGGCCGGCTTCGGCAGTGCCACCTCGTTGCGCCAGCATTTCGCGGCGCGGCTCAAGATCTCACCGCTGCAATACAGGCGAGAGTTTTCCAGGAATGATCGTGACGAGCATCCAGCTCTGGCTGGGAAAAGCCGTGGCCAGAAGCACGGCCTATGCTAG
- a CDS encoding cysteine hydrolase family protein, which produces MSAPASQPRRALVVVDVQNDYDGGNLAIQHPPFADSVANVARAMDAAARAGIKVVVVRQMAPETSPIFASGSPGGDLHPEIARRVRDHYVEKKLPSAFTGTNLEDWLRGNGIDTITVVGYMTHNCDLSTIIHAVHMGFSVEFLSDASGSVPYANSAGYASAEDIHRVVSVVLQSRFAAVLKTAEWIDCLKTGALPERDSIYASNQRALARNAA; this is translated from the coding sequence ATGTCAGCACCAGCCAGCCAGCCGCGCCGCGCGCTCGTCGTCGTCGACGTCCAGAACGATTATGACGGCGGCAATCTCGCCATCCAGCATCCGCCCTTCGCCGATAGTGTCGCCAACGTGGCGCGCGCCATGGATGCCGCGGCCAGGGCCGGCATCAAGGTCGTCGTCGTCAGGCAGATGGCGCCCGAGACTTCGCCGATCTTCGCCAGCGGCAGCCCTGGCGGGGACCTGCATCCCGAGATCGCCCGGCGTGTCCGCGACCACTATGTCGAAAAGAAGCTGCCCTCAGCTTTCACCGGCACCAACCTGGAAGACTGGCTGCGCGGCAACGGCATCGATACGATCACGGTCGTCGGCTACATGACGCATAATTGCGATCTGTCGACCATCATCCATGCCGTGCATATGGGCTTCTCGGTCGAGTTCCTATCGGACGCGAGCGGTTCGGTGCCCTACGCCAACAGCGCCGGCTACGCGTCGGCCGAGGACATTCATCGCGTGGTGAGTGTCGTGCTGCAATCGCGCTTCGCCGCGGTGCTAAAGACCGCCGAATGGATCGACTGCCTGAAGACCGGCGCCCTCCCGGAACGCGACTCGATCTATGCGTCGAACCAGCGGGCGCTGGCCCGCAACGCGGCGTAG
- a CDS encoding formate--tetrahydrofolate ligase, translated as MAEVKSDIEIARAAKKKQIQEIGAKIGIPHEHLLPYGHDKAKVSAEFIKSVKGNRDGKLILVTAINPTPAGEGKTTTTVGLGDGLNRIGKKAIVCIREASLGPNFGVKGGAAGGGLAQVVPMEDMNLHFTGDFHAITTAHNLLSALIDNHIYWGNELGIDTRRVAWRRVMDMNDRALREIICSLGGVANGYPREAGFDITVASEVMAILCLATDLKDLEKRLGDIIVAYRRDKSPVYARDLKADGAMAVLLKDAMQPNLVQTLENNPAFVHGGPFANIAHGCNSVVATTTALKLADYVVTEAGFGADLGAEKFFDIKCRKAGLKPAAAVIVATVRAMKMNGGIKKEELGKENIEAVRKGCLNLGRHIENVKQFGVPAVVAINHFTTDTEAEVQAMKDFVKAQGAEAILCKHWAQGSAGIEDLARKVVEIAESGASQFSPLYPDEMPLFEKVNTIVKRIYRGDEAIADKSIRDQLHAWEQAGYGKLPVCMAKTQYSFSTDPNLRGAPTGHTVPVREVRLAAGAGFVVIICGEVMTMPGLPKAPSSEKIFLNETGQIEGLF; from the coding sequence ATGGCCGAAGTGAAGTCCGACATCGAGATCGCGCGCGCCGCCAAGAAGAAGCAGATCCAGGAGATCGGCGCCAAGATCGGCATTCCGCACGAGCATCTTTTGCCCTATGGCCATGACAAGGCGAAGGTCTCGGCCGAGTTCATCAAGTCGGTGAAGGGCAACCGGGACGGCAAGCTGATCCTGGTCACCGCGATCAACCCGACGCCGGCCGGCGAGGGCAAGACCACGACCACGGTCGGCCTCGGCGACGGCCTGAACCGCATCGGCAAGAAGGCGATCGTGTGCATCCGCGAGGCCTCGCTCGGCCCGAACTTCGGCGTCAAGGGCGGCGCTGCCGGCGGCGGCCTGGCGCAGGTGGTGCCGATGGAGGACATGAACCTGCATTTCACCGGCGACTTCCACGCCATCACCACCGCCCACAACCTGCTGTCGGCGCTGATCGACAATCACATCTACTGGGGCAACGAGCTCGGCATCGACACCCGCCGCGTCGCCTGGCGCCGCGTCATGGACATGAACGACCGCGCGCTGCGCGAGATCATCTGCTCGCTCGGCGGCGTCGCCAACGGCTACCCGCGCGAGGCCGGCTTCGACATCACCGTCGCCTCCGAGGTGATGGCGATCCTGTGCCTGGCCACCGACCTCAAGGACCTCGAGAAGCGCCTCGGCGACATCATCGTCGCCTACCGCCGCGACAAGTCGCCGGTCTATGCCCGCGACCTCAAGGCCGACGGCGCCATGGCGGTGCTTTTGAAGGACGCCATGCAGCCCAACCTGGTGCAGACGCTGGAGAACAATCCGGCCTTCGTGCATGGCGGCCCGTTCGCCAACATCGCGCATGGCTGCAACTCGGTCGTCGCCACCACGACGGCGCTCAAGCTTGCCGACTACGTCGTCACCGAAGCCGGCTTCGGCGCCGACCTCGGCGCCGAGAAGTTCTTCGACATCAAGTGTCGCAAGGCGGGGCTGAAGCCGGCGGCGGCCGTCATCGTCGCCACCGTGCGGGCCATGAAGATGAATGGCGGCATCAAGAAGGAAGAGCTCGGCAAGGAGAACATCGAGGCGGTCAGGAAGGGCTGCCTCAACCTCGGCCGCCACATCGAGAACGTCAAGCAATTCGGCGTGCCGGCGGTGGTGGCGATCAACCACTTCACCACCGACACCGAGGCCGAGGTCCAGGCGATGAAGGACTTCGTCAAGGCGCAGGGCGCCGAGGCGATCCTGTGCAAGCACTGGGCGCAGGGCTCGGCCGGCATCGAGGACCTGGCCAGGAAGGTGGTCGAGATCGCCGAATCCGGCGCTTCGCAGTTCTCGCCGCTCTATCCCGACGAGATGCCGCTGTTCGAGAAGGTCAACACCATCGTCAAGCGCATCTACCGCGGCGACGAGGCGATCGCCGACAAGTCGATCCGCGACCAACTGCATGCCTGGGAGCAGGCCGGCTACGGCAAGCTGCCGGTGTGCATGGCCAAGACCCAGTATTCCTTCTCCACCGATCCCAACCTGCGCGGCGCGCCGACCGGCCACACCGTGCCGGTGCGCGAGGTCAGGCTGGCCGCCGGCGCCGGTTTCGTCGTCATCATCTGCGGCGAGGTCATGACCATGCCCGGCCTGCCCAAGGCGCCGTCCTCGGAAAAGATCTTCCTCAACGAGACCGGCCAGATCGAAGGCCTGTTCTAG
- a CDS encoding DUF2333 family protein, protein MLDPIVSFFTRIFQWIGRGIGVVIGILLWPFVWAGRWYGQRGWILKAVVGLALLVLIGLYANFFYATQWWNSFDPNYPDKYTFEKRNVSAGEQVTAGAGTDTAKTCGNSAVAQVAADLTDFNVNQNAWVSSMILYKLGLFGVDWDHTPWMDNKASFQRGINQAVRRTATELADNLGRVRTTSQIDADLQDARGNLQFDEETWYFGLNPFGPKTPTPSYYRDAVRKLRSFNARLAACQATFDARADNLKQYIDRISSDIGSTSAILKERAENHNNGWFDFRADDRFWFAYGQLYAYYGLMKAAQADFEDVIKEKHLQNLWDTMDSQFVSALRIQPLIIANGREDGWLLPTHLTTMGFYILRVRSNMVEISNVLSQ, encoded by the coding sequence ATGCTTGATCCGATCGTGAGTTTCTTCACCCGAATCTTCCAATGGATCGGCCGCGGCATCGGCGTCGTCATCGGCATCCTCCTGTGGCCGTTCGTCTGGGCGGGCCGCTGGTATGGCCAGCGCGGCTGGATCCTGAAGGCCGTCGTGGGCCTCGCCCTTCTGGTGCTGATCGGCCTCTACGCCAACTTCTTCTACGCCACCCAGTGGTGGAACAGTTTCGACCCGAACTATCCCGACAAATACACCTTCGAGAAGCGCAACGTTTCGGCCGGCGAGCAGGTCACGGCCGGCGCCGGCACCGACACCGCCAAGACCTGCGGCAACTCCGCCGTCGCCCAGGTGGCTGCCGATTTGACCGACTTCAATGTCAATCAGAATGCCTGGGTCTCCTCGATGATCCTCTACAAGCTCGGCTTGTTCGGCGTCGACTGGGACCATACCCCCTGGATGGACAACAAGGCTTCCTTCCAGCGCGGCATCAACCAGGCCGTGCGCCGCACCGCGACCGAGCTTGCCGACAATCTCGGCCGCGTCCGCACCACCTCGCAGATCGACGCAGACCTGCAGGACGCGCGCGGCAATCTGCAGTTCGATGAGGAAACCTGGTATTTCGGCCTGAACCCGTTCGGCCCCAAAACGCCGACGCCGAGCTACTACCGCGATGCCGTGCGCAAGCTGCGCTCCTTCAATGCCCGGTTAGCCGCCTGCCAGGCGACGTTCGATGCCCGCGCAGACAATCTGAAGCAGTATATCGACCGCATTTCCAGCGACATCGGCTCGACATCGGCGATCCTCAAGGAGCGCGCCGAGAACCACAATAATGGCTGGTTCGATTTCCGCGCCGACGACCGCTTCTGGTTCGCCTACGGACAGCTTTATGCCTATTACGGGCTGATGAAGGCCGCCCAGGCCGACTTCGAGGACGTGATCAAGGAAAAGCACCTGCAGAACCTTTGGGACACGATGGACTCGCAATTCGTCTCGGCGCTGCGCATTCAGCCCCTCATCATCGCCAATGGCCGCGAGGACGGCTGGCTGCTGCCGACGCATTTGACGACCATGGGCTTCTACATACTGCGCGTGCGCTCCAACATGGTCGAGATCAGCAATGTCCTGAGCCAATAG
- a CDS encoding DUF6638 family protein: MRRPSSAAGTPATQKPDLLRDNELIYGRLLPVDEPHLIQRYNKALVAFGLEPTKLQSFQIDRTGFSPEIAEECGDHDYLDPNEVNRRFIILTPAQIDLPVVHTAFSNTSQLMFEFMSKNRRAIDALTIKDVIYGEIEDSVPKVNDIEDLLSINQVEFKVLSAEDVLGKAAELGKLVDRLKQEPDAWRDNAMLERMVDLAKVCGDIRENALVPDQVIFRHNAYWTSHFGGLYVFVDPDLTTVISDPAAPGFRRSRPWQVSYLSINDADRVFRFLAETGRLDLPRASWIEASGYLEHRAEMVVRALIREAEPNRNLTNVDKVWLQTWIHGHADLITQDGNFPFLNAAKREIAQFGHLKVEDVPPRQRFLVVRARPDHPDAWLTNQLISDFVPQDFVSRYVFNKPGFYRDFDGFSDAWRSHVVDVLKTTYLKDKAAFRTRLYGLTD, translated from the coding sequence ATGCGTAGACCTTCGTCGGCGGCGGGCACGCCCGCCACCCAAAAACCCGACCTTCTGCGCGACAACGAGCTGATCTATGGCAGGCTGCTTCCTGTCGACGAACCGCATCTCATCCAGCGCTACAACAAGGCGCTCGTCGCCTTCGGCCTTGAGCCCACCAAGCTGCAGAGCTTCCAGATCGACCGCACCGGCTTCTCGCCCGAGATCGCCGAGGAGTGCGGCGACCATGACTATCTCGATCCCAACGAGGTCAACCGCCGCTTCATCATCCTGACGCCGGCGCAGATCGACCTGCCGGTGGTGCACACCGCCTTCTCCAACACCTCGCAGCTGATGTTCGAGTTCATGTCCAAGAACCGGCGCGCCATCGATGCGCTGACCATCAAGGACGTCATCTACGGCGAGATCGAGGACTCCGTTCCCAAGGTCAACGACATCGAGGACCTGCTGTCGATCAACCAGGTCGAGTTCAAGGTGCTGTCGGCCGAGGATGTGCTGGGCAAGGCGGCCGAGCTCGGCAAGCTGGTCGACCGGCTGAAGCAGGAGCCCGATGCCTGGCGCGACAATGCCATGCTTGAGCGCATGGTCGACTTGGCCAAGGTCTGCGGTGATATCCGCGAGAACGCGCTGGTCCCCGACCAGGTGATCTTTCGCCACAACGCGTACTGGACCAGCCATTTCGGCGGGCTTTACGTGTTCGTCGACCCTGATCTGACCACCGTCATCAGTGACCCGGCCGCGCCCGGCTTCCGCCGCTCGCGCCCCTGGCAGGTGAGTTATCTGTCGATCAACGACGCCGACAGGGTGTTCCGCTTCCTCGCCGAAACCGGCCGCCTCGACCTGCCCCGCGCCTCCTGGATCGAAGCGTCAGGTTACCTCGAGCACCGCGCCGAGATGGTGGTCCGGGCGCTGATCCGCGAAGCCGAGCCCAACCGCAACCTGACCAACGTGGACAAGGTCTGGCTGCAGACCTGGATCCATGGCCATGCAGACCTGATCACCCAGGACGGCAACTTCCCTTTCCTTAATGCAGCCAAGCGCGAAATCGCCCAGTTTGGCCATCTCAAGGTCGAGGACGTCCCTCCGCGCCAGCGGTTCCTGGTCGTGCGCGCCAGGCCCGATCACCCCGATGCCTGGCTGACCAACCAGCTGATCTCGGATTTCGTGCCGCAGGATTTCGTCTCGCGCTACGTCTTCAACAAACCTGGTTTCTACCGGGACTTCGACGGCTTCAGCGACGCCTGGCGATCGCATGTTGTCGACGTTCTGAAAACCACATATTTGAAGGACAAGGCGGCGTTCCGGACGCGCCTTTACGGCTTGACTGATTGA